The nucleotide sequence TATGGCATCTACAAAATGAGGCTGACTCCTTTGCCACTGCCCTATTTGCACCATTCGATCACTTGCCTGTACGGAGTTCAGCATAAGGTTGCATTCCTCAATGGAATTGGCCAAAGGTTTTTCACAATACACATCCTTTCCTGCTTTAACGGCATCGGAAAGCTGCAGACAATGCCAATGATCCGGAGTACCAATGATTACAACATCTACATCCTTATCTTCCAATAATTTTCGATAATCCTTATATAATTTAGGCTTCTTAATTCCGGCCTTTTCCAAATCGGCCGTTCTCTTTTTTAAAACACTATCATCTACATCGCACAAAGCCACAACCTGAATTTCGCTCATTTTAAGCATGGAAGTCAAATCGCTAAAGCCCATACCATTGCAGCCTATCAAGCCTACACCAATTTTATCGTTTGGACTTGTCTTCCTTCGTATGGAAGCCAATAAGTCCATTGGAAATAAAAATGCCGCAGCTGTTCCTACGGCCATAAGGGAACCCTGCTTAATAAATTTTCTTCTATTGTGAATCATGGAATCAAAGTTTAAGTAAGCCCTTAATGTACAAAATATTACAACAAAAAAGCACCAACTTTTGGTTGGTGCCTTTTAAATTATTCGGAAAAAAATTACTTCTTTTCGGGTGCGTTTACTTTTTTGCTCATCTCCATGGATATGGCGGTACGATCAAATTTTATCTTCCCGGCCATAGTCTCAATAACACAGGAAAAATCATTGTCGTTCAAATCAACTATTTTACCGTGCATACCGCTCTTGGTAACAACTTTATCTCCCTTTTTTAATTCTTCGGTAAATTTCTTCTCTTGTTTTTGACGCTTTCTTTGTGGTGCGATCATAAAAAAATACACCACTACAAACATCAATATGAGTGGAAGATATGGATATTGTTCTAACATAATTATATGTGTACTTATTTAACAGGACCTACAGGACCTGCTCCTTTTGGAGTTACAAATGCTTTTATTCTAAGTGTTTCGGTTCCTTTACTAGTATTGGCAGTAACGGTTATAGTCTTGGTAACCTGATTTTGTCCAGAACCATTAAATTTAACCAACATTTCACCTTTTTCACCTGGTGCTATTGGAGTATTCTTTGGATACTCAGGAATGGTACAACCACAGCTGCTTTTTGCGTCGGTAATGATCAAAGGAGCATCACCGGTATTTGTAAATGTAAAAATTGTTTCCTGGGGCGCATTTTGATCTATAGATCCAAAATCGTGCTCTACTTTATCGAATTCCATAACTGGAAGACTTTTGGCAGCTGCATCCCTTTCGGCAGCAACCTCTACATTGGAAGCTTCTATTTTACTGGAGGCCTTTTCCTTACAGGAGGAAAGGACAAGAACAGAAACAATACTTAAGGTTAAGAATACTCTTTTCATCTGTTTAAATTTAATTATTTTTTAAGAGGTAATGTGCAAATCGCCATTAATGATCTTGGTGTATTTCAAGAACTACTATGGCTTATTTCATCCCTATTAATTTATATTTGCGCAAAATTAAGGAATATTTGTTTATAACAAACCCCTACCCACTTTTTTTAGTTTCCCTTCCTCCTTATATTCCCTCACCAGCTTATCCAATATACCATTTATAAATATGCTACTCTTGGGAGTGGAGTATTCCTTGGCAATTTCTAAAAACTCGTTTATAGTAACCCGTTCCGGTATAGAGGGAAAATTGAGTAGTTCGCAAATTGCCATTTTCAAAAGTATGGCATCGATATCTGCAATTCGATCCTTGTCCCAATTAGGTGTTTTACCTTCTATCTCTTGTTCCAGTTTGGAATTGTTCAGCAAAGTTTTCGTCAATAGTCTATTGGCGTATACCATATCGTCCTCATCCTTAAAAAGAGGCGGTAAAAAATAGGAAGGGACAGTACTTTCCTTTACTTTTTTAAACTGCTTTAAGAGAAAGGTGTTTACAATGGGTATATCATCTACCCATGTTAATTTGTCATCTTCAAAATAATCGTAAATCTTTTCATTGGGCGCAATAATATCCCGGAACAAATCGATTATAAGCCTTTTGTCCTCCTCATAAGTACTATCGGCATTGGACATATATTTGGCATATATCTCACTTTCCATAACCTCATTGTAAATTATCCTGATGTATTCTTCGTTCAAATACCAGTTGTTCAATTTTCTTTTGGATAATTCATCTTTTAACGTCTTGTTTCCCGCAATTTGAAGCAAAAGTTTATTTCTTAGGAATTTTTCCTTGTTGGGATAGGAATCTGTATTGTTTTTTAGGTATTTTTTGGAGGAAAGGCTAAGCTGGTTCTCCGCCCTTTCATGTAACTCTATAAAAAGACTCAGCATTAACAGGTAAAGAGTGTACATGTTCTCTATGCTTACTTTCAAAAATTTCTCTTGTTTTTCAAGGGAATCATCCTTCGATTGCGTCAATGCATAAATACATTGCATAACTTTAACCCTAATGTGCCTTCTTGTAAGCATTTTTAAAGAACTTTAGTAAGATAAATAAAACTTTCGGGTACAAAAATAGGATTATATTTTTTAATCCTAACTACCTTTTTAGGTATTATCTTATGTGTTTTATAACATTTGGTTTAGATCCAAAAAACTATCTTTGCCGAATTGTAATCCAAATTCCTGCAATTCCTGGTTAATATCCAATGAAAGAACTTCAACATCTAAATAAGTATTTTAAAAAGTACCGATTTAAGCTCCTCGTTGGTATTGTAATTACCATGATAGCGCGCATTTTTCAATTGGTAATGCCCTCCTATGTAAAAAAATCCATTGAAGTGGTTGAACGCTTTATTGGTAATGATATTCTAAAGGGAGAAGCCAAGGAAATGTTATTGGAATACATCCTGATTATTGTGGGAGCAGCTTTGCTGTCAGGCTTTTTTACATTTCTAATGAGACAGACCATTATAAATGTTTCCAGGTATATAGAGTATGATTTAAAAAATGAAGTATTTGACCACTATCAACTTTTGAGCCTCAATTTTTACAAAAAAAACAGGACAGGCGACTTAATGAACAGGATCAGTGAAGATGTAAACCAGGTAAGGTTATATGGTGGGCCCGCCATTATGTACGGCATACAAACGCTTACTCTTTTTGTTTGTCTGGTTCCCCTAATGTTTATTAAAGCACCAGTTCTTGCCTTATATGCTTTGTTGCCATTACCTATTCTTTCTGTGTTGATCTACCAGATCAGTAAAATAATTCATAAACGAAGCACAATCGTGCAAGAATTCCTATCAACACTATCTACTTTTACACAGGAATCCTTTTCCGGAATTTCGGTTATAAAAGCCTACGCTCTGGAACCCAAGATAAATGCTGAATTGAAAAATTTGGCACTGGACGGAAAAAATAAAAGTATGGATCTGGCTAAGGTCAATGCCTGGTTTTTCCCTCTGATGATCCTGTTGATCGGGATCAGTAATATTTTCGTTATCTACATTGGAGGCAAACAATATATTGATGGAGAAATAGCGTCAATTGGAATTATTGCCGAGTTCATACTATACGTAAACATGCTCACCTGGCCCGTAGCTGTTGTAGGTTGGGTTACCTCTATAGTACAGCGGGCAGAAGCCTCGCAAAAAAGGATCAATCAATTTTTGCAGGAAGAACCTAACATAGTAAGTACGGTTAAAGAAGAAACTCCTATAGAGGGAAAAATCGAGTTTAAGAATGTGACCTTCACTTACGAGGATACCAACATTACCGCCCTGAACAACATATCCTTTTCCATAAACAAGGGCGAGACCGTTGCCATCTTGGGAAAAACGGGTTCCGGAAAATCGACCATACTGGATCTAATTGCCCGTTTATACGATATTGACTCCGGACAAATTCTGATAGATGATGTTCCTATTAAGCAATTAAACCTGCAAAGCCTCCGACAAGCTATTGGGGCAGTACCACAAGATGCTTTCCTCTTTTCCGACACCATAAAGAACAATATTAAGTTTGGAAAAGAAAATTCTACAGATGAGGAAATTATAGCCGTTGCCAAGAAAGCGGTAGTACATGAAAATATCATGGGCTTTAAC is from Arenibacter algicola and encodes:
- a CDS encoding ABC transporter ATP-binding protein, with protein sequence MKELQHLNKYFKKYRFKLLVGIVITMIARIFQLVMPSYVKKSIEVVERFIGNDILKGEAKEMLLEYILIIVGAALLSGFFTFLMRQTIINVSRYIEYDLKNEVFDHYQLLSLNFYKKNRTGDLMNRISEDVNQVRLYGGPAIMYGIQTLTLFVCLVPLMFIKAPVLALYALLPLPILSVLIYQISKIIHKRSTIVQEFLSTLSTFTQESFSGISVIKAYALEPKINAELKNLALDGKNKSMDLAKVNAWFFPLMILLIGISNIFVIYIGGKQYIDGEIASIGIIAEFILYVNMLTWPVAVVGWVTSIVQRAEASQKRINQFLQEEPNIVSTVKEETPIEGKIEFKNVTFTYEDTNITALNNISFSINKGETVAILGKTGSGKSTILDLIARLYDIDSGQILIDDVPIKQLNLQSLRQAIGAVPQDAFLFSDTIKNNIKFGKENSTDEEIIAVAKKAVVHENIMGFNKQYETILGERGITLSGGQKQRVSIARALLKDPQIYLFDDCLSAVDTETEEEILNQLKKESKNKTTLIVSHRVSSAKNADKIIVLEDGKLIQEGTHDELNSVEGYYKELYMHQLSEKEK
- the yajC gene encoding preprotein translocase subunit YajC — its product is MLEQYPYLPLILMFVVVYFFMIAPQRKRQKQEKKFTEELKKGDKVVTKSGMHGKIVDLNDNDFSCVIETMAGKIKFDRTAISMEMSKKVNAPEKK
- a CDS encoding DUF1573 domain-containing protein, with the protein product MKRVFLTLSIVSVLVLSSCKEKASSKIEASNVEVAAERDAAAKSLPVMEFDKVEHDFGSIDQNAPQETIFTFTNTGDAPLIITDAKSSCGCTIPEYPKNTPIAPGEKGEMLVKFNGSGQNQVTKTITVTANTSKGTETLRIKAFVTPKGAGPVGPVK
- the nusB gene encoding transcription antitermination factor NusB codes for the protein MLTRRHIRVKVMQCIYALTQSKDDSLEKQEKFLKVSIENMYTLYLLMLSLFIELHERAENQLSLSSKKYLKNNTDSYPNKEKFLRNKLLLQIAGNKTLKDELSKRKLNNWYLNEEYIRIIYNEVMESEIYAKYMSNADSTYEEDKRLIIDLFRDIIAPNEKIYDYFEDDKLTWVDDIPIVNTFLLKQFKKVKESTVPSYFLPPLFKDEDDMVYANRLLTKTLLNNSKLEQEIEGKTPNWDKDRIADIDAILLKMAICELLNFPSIPERVTINEFLEIAKEYSTPKSSIFINGILDKLVREYKEEGKLKKVGRGLL